In one Mycobacterium heckeshornense genomic region, the following are encoded:
- a CDS encoding LLM class F420-dependent oxidoreductase → MRVGTTLSYSGGFKDAAEHVVELEKVGVGIALVAEAYSYDAVSQLGYLAAKTSTITLGSGIFPIYTRTPTLLAMTAAGLDYVSDGRFHLGLGTSGPQVVEGFHGVEFDAPLGRTREVVDICRRVWRREQLDYRGKHYQIPLPPDRGTGLGKSLHLINHPVRERIPISIAALGPKNVELTAEIAEGWQPVFFYPEKAGSVWGAALKAGRAKRDPKLGVLDVMVGASLAIGDDVDERLAWAKPQLALYIGGMGAKSRNFYHNLATRYGFGAVADRIQDLYLSGRRDEAIAAIPDELVRGISLVGPRGFVAERVAAFAEAGVTTLLVAPLATDRAESVRYVEALLELLP, encoded by the coding sequence ATGCGCGTTGGGACAACTCTGAGCTACTCCGGCGGGTTCAAGGACGCGGCCGAGCATGTCGTCGAGCTGGAGAAAGTGGGCGTCGGCATCGCACTGGTCGCCGAGGCGTATTCGTATGACGCTGTTAGCCAGCTCGGCTATTTGGCGGCCAAGACCAGCACCATCACGCTCGGCTCCGGGATATTTCCCATCTACACCCGTACCCCGACACTGCTGGCCATGACCGCTGCCGGGCTGGACTACGTATCCGACGGCCGATTTCACCTGGGTCTAGGGACCTCTGGACCGCAAGTGGTCGAGGGTTTTCACGGCGTGGAATTCGACGCGCCGCTGGGCCGCACCCGGGAGGTCGTCGACATCTGTCGGCGGGTATGGCGGCGGGAACAACTCGACTACCGCGGCAAGCACTACCAAATCCCATTGCCGCCGGATCGCGGAACCGGCCTGGGGAAATCGCTACATCTGATCAATCATCCCGTACGCGAACGGATTCCGATATCGATCGCCGCACTTGGACCCAAGAACGTCGAACTTACCGCAGAAATCGCCGAGGGCTGGCAGCCGGTGTTCTTCTATCCGGAGAAGGCCGGGTCGGTGTGGGGCGCTGCCCTGAAAGCCGGCCGCGCCAAACGTGATCCGAAATTGGGGGTCCTGGACGTTATGGTGGGTGCATCACTTGCCATCGGCGATGACGTCGACGAGCGCCTGGCGTGGGCCAAACCGCAGTTGGCGCTGTACATCGGCGGCATGGGTGCCAAAAGCCGTAATTTCTACCACAATCTGGCCACCCGCTACGGGTTCGGCGCGGTTGCCGACCGGATTCAAGACTTGTACCTGTCCGGCCGCAGGGACGAGGCCATCGCCGCCATCCCGGACGAATTGGTGCGCGGCATTTCACTGGTGGGTCCGCGCGGATTCGTCGCCGAACGGGTAGCAGCCTTCGCCGAAGCGGGCGTGACGACGCTGTTGGTGGCCCCCTTGGCGACTGACCGCGCCGAATCCGTGCGCTATGTCGAAGCTCTGCTAGAACTGCTGCCGTGA
- a CDS encoding type VII secretion target, which produces MGQAFIDVAALRSVASRFDQAAEVIDTARTHLGGLTFSGATAGRAHQARGDALRSALDHLSAELSQWSRATVAIAAALRATSARYADAELRAAARIG; this is translated from the coding sequence ATGGGACAAGCCTTCATCGATGTCGCCGCGCTGCGGTCGGTGGCTAGCCGGTTCGACCAGGCCGCAGAGGTCATCGACACCGCTCGCACCCACTTAGGCGGGTTGACCTTTTCGGGCGCCACCGCCGGACGCGCACACCAAGCCCGGGGCGATGCGCTGCGCAGCGCGCTGGATCACTTGTCGGCCGAGTTGTCGCAGTGGTCGCGCGCGACCGTTGCGATCGCTGCTGCGCTGCGCGCCACCAGCGCCCGCTACGCTGACGCCGAACTGCGGGCAGCGGCGCGCATCGGATGA